The Armatimonadota bacterium region CTGTACGCGCAGTTTGTGGCGGCGGTGCAGATTATCGTATATGCAGGCGCGATCATGGTGCTATTCCTGTTCACCATCATGCTGCTCAATTTGGGCGCTCCCGCAGAGATGGCGGAACGCTTCGAGTGGAAACGCCCCATTACCTGGGGGATGGCTCTCCTGTTTGTGATTGTGCTGGCAGGAGGGGTATTTGTCCGTCTGGGCGAAGCCCAGACGGTGCCGGAGGATATCGGCACGGTGCAGATGGTAGGCAAGTATCTGTTCACCGACTGGGTCTATCCCTTTGAACTCACTTCGGTACTTTTGCTGATTGCCATCGTGGGCGCCATTGTGATGGCGAAGCGGAGACTGTGAAATGGTGGTTGGCTGGAAGGAGCTGCTGGTTATTGTGGTAGTGGCGGTCGTGCTGAGTTTTATAGTTAGAGTCCTTCGGAGGCAGTAAGAATGGATGCGGTGCCGATAAGCTGGTATCTCATGCTCAGTGCGTTCATGTTCGCCATGGGGGTGACGGGTGTGGTCATCCGGCGCAACCCGATTGTGATTTTCATGTGCATTGAGCTCATGCTCAACGCGGCGAATCTGGCGTTCCTTGCTTTTGCGAGACAGCAGGCTCAGCTGGGGGTGCAAGTCGCCGGTCAGGTGTTTGTGATTCTGGTCATGGCGGTTGCGGCGGCGGAGGTAGCCATCGGATTGGGTATTATCGTGGCGATCTACCGCCTGCGCGATACCATCAACGTGGACGAGATGAACTTGTTGAAGTTCTGAGGAGTGAGGGCATTTGATGAACAGTGTCTTTGACCTGATATGGGTAGTGATTGCCTTGCCGCTGGCGGGCTTCCTGTTCCACGCCTTCTTCGGGAAGCGCGTGGGCAAGAAGGCGGACGGCACGGTCGGTACAGCGGTGGTGCTGGGTGCATTCGCCCTGTCTGTGTACCTGTTGCTGGAACTGTTGAGGCTGCCTGCTGAGGAGCGACAGGTTGTCAGCACACTGTGGCGCTGGATAGAGGCGGGCACTTTTCGTGTTTCCTTCGAGGCTCTGGTAGACCCCCTCTCGCTGCTGATGGCGCTCATCGTCACCGGCGTCGGAGGGTTGATTCACCTCTACTCCACTGGCTACATGGCGGAGGACGAGGACTATCCGCGCTTCTTCACCTATATGAATCTGTTCATCGTGTTCATGCTCACGCTGGTGCTCAGCAATAACCTGTTAATGATGTTCGTGGGCTGGGAAGGCGTTGGCTTATGCTCGTATCTGCTCATCGGCTTCTGGTACAGGGACAAGGTGAACACTGATTCGGCGAACAAGGCTTTTATCGTCAACCGCATCGGCGACTGGGGCTTCATGCTGGCGGTGATACTGTCTTTCTGGACGTTTGGCACGTTGAGCTTCGCCGGTGAAGAGAACATGTTCCAGAAAGCGATAGAGATGAAGCAGGCGGGGATGCTGGCGCCGGGGGTGATTGCCGCGATTGCTCTGCTGCTGTTCGTGGGAGCAACCGGTAAATCGGCGCAGTTTCCGCTCTATATGTGGCTGCCCGATGCCATGGCGGGTCCCACTCCGGTCTCCGCGCTCATTCACGCTGCCACCATGGTGACCGCAGGTGTGGTGATGGTGACGCGGTGCCATGTGTTCTACGAACTGGCTCCGACGGCGATGCTGGTGGTGGCGGTTATCGGTGTCTTCACCGCGATCTTCGCAGCAACCATCGCCATCGCGCAGACCGACATCAAGCGCGTGCTGGCGTACTCCACCGTGAGCCAGCTGGGTTACATGTTCCTGGGATGTGGCGTCGGAGCGTTCGCCTCCGGCATGTTCCATGTGACCACGCACGCCTTCTTCAAGGCTCTGTTGTTCCTCGGTTCAGGCTCAGTGATACTGGCGATGCACCATGAGCAGGATATGCGGCGCATGGGTGGACTGGCGAAGTATCTGCCCATCACCTACTGGACAATGCTGGCGGGCTGGCTGGCGATTGCGGGTATTCCGCCACTGGCGGGCTTCTTCTCCAAAGATGAGATTCTGGCGTCCGCGTTCGGTACGCATGCCCTGCCGGTGAGTATGGGGCAGATTCTGTGGGCGGTGGGTCTGGTCACCGCTCTGTTGACCGCCTTCTACATGACGCGACTCATGGGCTTGACCTTCTGGGGCGAGCCACGCTGGGCGACCGCACACACTGCGCATCACGGCAAAGACGACGCACATGGTCATCACGGAGAGCCGAGCGAATCGCCTCCGAGCATGACCATTCCGCTCATGATACTGGCGGTGCTTTCGGTGGTGGGTGGCTTCGTCGGTGGGTTTGCTCCGTTACACATCCCGAACCGTTTTGAAGCCTTTCTGGAGCCGTCTGCTGGGTTAAAGGTGCTGGGTGAGGAGGCTCTGGGGCATTTGCCGGTGAGCATCGAGTGGATACTGGTGGGTGCATCGGTGGCGGCGGCGGTGCTGGGCATCTGGTTCGGCTGGGCGCGCTACCGTGCAGGCTTACCTGAAAACGAACGTGAGCTGGCTGGAGTGCGCAAAGTGCTATACAACCAGTACTACTATGACTGGCTGATGGTCAAGGGTATCGGGCTGTGGTTGGGCGGCAAGATAGCCCACTGGATGTGGCAATTCGTCGACGTGCGCCTCATTGACGGACTGGTGAACGGTATTGCAGGCTTCACGGGCTGGACAGGCAACCGACTGCGGCGTGTACAGACTGGCTATGTGCGAAACTACGCCTTCACCATCCTGATAGGTGCCATTGTGCTGTTGATATGGTTTCTGGTGCGAGGAGCAAGTGCAGGTTTGACGAGGTAGACGATGGAAACGACGACACCCGGGTTGCTGACGCTCATCATCTTTCTGCCGCTGGCGGGGGCGCTGGTGCTGCTGCTGGTGCCCCGCGAGAGCAAAGAGACCATCCGCTGGTTCACTCTGGCGGTGACGGCGCTGGTTTTCGTGCTGTCTCTGCGGCTCTATTTCGGCTTTGACGCTGCCAGCGCAGGGATGCAGTTCCGCGAATTTGCGCTGTGGATGCCGCAGTTCGGTGTCCACTACCACCTGGGCATCGACGGCATTAGCCTCTGGTTAGTGCTGTTGACCACTTTCCTGTCGGTGCTGGCGGTGGCTTTCTCGTGGGTGGTGGAAGAACGGGTGAAAGAGTACATGTTCTTCATGCTGCTGTTAGAGACGGGGATGCTGGGCGTGTTCTGCGCGCTGGACCTGGTGCTGTTCTATGTGTTCTGGGAAGCGATGCTGGTGCCGATGTATTTCCTCATCGGTATGTGGGGTGGAGAACGGCGCATTTACGCGGCGATTAAGTTCTTCCTGTTCACCTTCTTTGGCAGCATCCTGATGCTGGTAGCGATTGTGGCGCTGTATTATCTGCATCGCGACATGACGGGCGTCGCCACTTTTGACCTGCTGAAAATCCAGCAGGCGCTGGCAACCAGCCCTCTGGACCTGAACGTGCAGCTCTGGCTGTTTGCCGCGTTCGCGCTGGCTTTTGCGATCAAAGTGCCCATGTTCCCGTTCCATACCTGGTTGCCCGATGCGCACGTGGAAGCACCCACGGCGGGGTCGGTGATTCTGGCGGGCGTGCTGCTGAAGATGGGAACCTACGGCTTCCTGCGCTTCTGCCTGCCGCTGTTCCCGGACGCCTCGCAGGTCGCCGCTCCCTTGATGCTGACCTTAGCGGTCATTGGCATCATCTATGGAGCAATCGTGGCAGCGGTGCAGCCCGACGTGAAGAAACTGGTGGCATACTCCAGCGTGAGCCACCTCGGCTTCGTGATGTTAGGGCTGTTCGCGCTGAACGCGCAGGGATTGACAGGCAGTATCCTGCAGCAGGTGAATCACGGCATCAGCACGGGCGCACTGTTCTTACTGGTGGGCATGATTTACGAGCGTAGGCACACGCGCCTGATTGCCGAGTTCGGTGGACTGAAGCGGGTCATGCCCGTCTACGCAGCGTTCTTCCTGCTGGTGATGCTGTCCTCGGTAGGGTTGCCGTCTACCAACGGCTTCGTCGGGGAGTTCCTGACCCTGCTGGGCGGCTTTGCGGTGAATATTCCCCTGACCGTTATCGCGGCGTCGGGTGTGATTCTGGCGGCGGTGTATCTGTTGTGGATGTTCCAGCGGGTGTTCTATGGTGAGCCGTCGGAGAAGAACGCTAGCCTGCCCGACCTGAACCTGCGCGAAATCGCCATTTTAGTGCCGATTGTGGTGCTTATCTTCTGGATTGGGCTGTATCCGAGCACTTTCACCGATATGATGAAGGCGTCAGTGGATAACCTGATCCGACAGGTAAACGGCGATGCCGGTGCGGCATGGCTGGCACAGATGGGCAAGACGATCCAAACGGCAACCATGCGTTAACCTCAAGGGAGGGGGTAACAATGACCAAATTCGAACGTATTCAGGCAGCGATACGGGGTGAGGCGGTAGACCATGTACCTTATAGCCTGTGGTACCACTTCCGGCTGAACCCACCGGCGGGCGAGACGCTGGCGCACGCGGAGCTGGAGTTCTATGCCCGGTACGACCCTGACTTGCTGAAGGTGATGCACGACATCCCGTATGAGATGCCTCTGGGCATGGCATCCATCCATTCCATAGACGACTGGGCGAAACTGCCGGTGCTGCCCCCCGATAAGGGCAACTTTGGCGAGCAACTGGCGGCGCTGCGCATCATCCAGCGACGCAAAGGCGACGATGCGCCGATGGTGGACACGGTATTCAATGTGTTTGCCTATGCGCAGAAGATTTCGCAGCAGCAGATGCTGAACCATCTGCGCCAGAACCCGGATGCAGTGCGCATCGGGTTGGAACGTGTCGCGCAGTCGCTGGCAGGCTACGCGAAGAAACTGGCGGAGGAGGGTATCGGCACCTATCTGGCGGTGGCAGGTGCCAGTGCAGACCTGGCGACGCCGGAGGAGTACGAGCGCTACTTCCTGCCACTGGACGAGATGGTGCTGGAGGCGGCGCAGGGTGCACCGGTCAACGTGCTGCACATTCACGGGGAGAACATCTACTTCGACCTGTTGCTACCTCTCACTGCGAAGGCACATGTGCTTTCATGGAGCAACCGTATCACCGCCCCGTCTATCCCTGAGGCGCGGCTGAAGTACACCGGCTGCATCATGGCAGGGGTGGACGAGGTGAATATCAAAAGCCTGACGGTAGAGCAGGTCAAGCAGCAGGTGCGTGAAACCATCGAGCAGACGCGCGGCAGGGGCATTATCGTCGCGCCGGGTTGCGCCGTACCCACCGATACGCCGCCTGAACTGCTGCTGGCGATTCGTGAAGCTGTTCTGGAAGCGGGAGGGGCATGAGGATGACAGGCTATCCGCCGTTGCCATCGGATATCTGGTTCGCGGCGATTGCTCCAGAGCTGGCGCTGGTGCTGACCGCGATGGTCGTTCTACTACTGGGAATATCACTGCGGTACCACTCGTACGCGCCTCTGGTGGTTCTCAGCCTGGTGGGCATTGCAGTGAGCGCGGGGCTGGCGGTTGCCTTCTGGGCACAGCCTCGCGAGGCTTTTGCCTCTACGGTTCTGAGCGACCAGTTTGCACAGGTGGTGCGCGTGATACTGCTGGGCATCGCGGCAATCGCAGTGTTGATGGCGGAACCGTACATGCAGGAGAGGCGGATTTTCTTCCCCGAGTATTTCGCTCTGGTGCTCTTCTCCACGGCGGGTGGGATGGTGATGGCAGCGGCGCAGAACCTGATGGTGTTGTTCATCGGGTTAGAGATACTCTCGCTGTCGATGTATGTGATGGCAGGGTTGGCTCGCACCGACACGCGCTCTGAGGAGGCGGCGTTGAAGTACTTCCTGCTGGGGGCGTTCGCGTCGGGATTTCTGCTGTACGGCATCGCGTTGATTTACGGCGCATCGGGCACGACGAACCTCAACGAGCTGATGCCCGCGCTCTTCTCGCCTTCGCCCGAAAAGCGACTGCTGTTGTACGGCGGGTTGGCGCTGTTGTTGGTAGGATTGGGCTTCAAAGCGGCGCTCGTGCCGTTCCATATGTGGACGCCCGACGTGTATGAAGGCGCACCGACGGCAGCGGCAGCCTTTATGGCTTCGGCAGCCAAAACAGCCGCGTTCGCCGCTTTCATCCGCGTGGCGGTGGCTTTCCAGCCTGCGAGCGCGTTGTGGATGGTGGTGCTGGCGGTGCTGGCTATCCTCACGATGAGCGTGGGCAATCTGCTTGCGCTCGCCCAGACTAATTTGAAACGGATGCTGGCGTATTCCAGCATCGCGCATGCGGGCTACCTGCTGGTGGGTGTGGTGGCGGTGAGCAACTTCGCCTCCGCACGGGCGGGCATCAGCGCCGTGCTCTACTACTTCATCGCCTACGCGCTGATGACAATGGGTGCCTTCGCGGTAGCATCGTTGATGGCGC contains the following coding sequences:
- a CDS encoding NADH-quinone oxidoreductase subunit J, which translates into the protein MFGQILFGIMALVIVVTSIGVVAVRNPVRSALNLVANFFALAVLYLFLYAQFVAAVQIIVYAGAIMVLFLFTIMLLNLGAPAEMAERFEWKRPITWGMALLFVIVLAGGVFVRLGEAQTVPEDIGTVQMVGKYLFTDWVYPFELTSVLLLIAIVGAIVMAKRRL
- the nuoK gene encoding NADH-quinone oxidoreductase subunit K, with protein sequence MDAVPISWYLMLSAFMFAMGVTGVVIRRNPIVIFMCIELMLNAANLAFLAFARQQAQLGVQVAGQVFVILVMAVAAAEVAIGLGIIVAIYRLRDTINVDEMNLLKF
- the nuoL-1 gene encoding NADH-quinone oxidoreductase subunit L, encoding MNSVFDLIWVVIALPLAGFLFHAFFGKRVGKKADGTVGTAVVLGAFALSVYLLLELLRLPAEERQVVSTLWRWIEAGTFRVSFEALVDPLSLLMALIVTGVGGLIHLYSTGYMAEDEDYPRFFTYMNLFIVFMLTLVLSNNLLMMFVGWEGVGLCSYLLIGFWYRDKVNTDSANKAFIVNRIGDWGFMLAVILSFWTFGTLSFAGEENMFQKAIEMKQAGMLAPGVIAAIALLLFVGATGKSAQFPLYMWLPDAMAGPTPVSALIHAATMVTAGVVMVTRCHVFYELAPTAMLVVAVIGVFTAIFAATIAIAQTDIKRVLAYSTVSQLGYMFLGCGVGAFASGMFHVTTHAFFKALLFLGSGSVILAMHHEQDMRRMGGLAKYLPITYWTMLAGWLAIAGIPPLAGFFSKDEILASAFGTHALPVSMGQILWAVGLVTALLTAFYMTRLMGLTFWGEPRWATAHTAHHGKDDAHGHHGEPSESPPSMTIPLMILAVLSVVGGFVGGFAPLHIPNRFEAFLEPSAGLKVLGEEALGHLPVSIEWILVGASVAAAVLGIWFGWARYRAGLPENERELAGVRKVLYNQYYYDWLMVKGIGLWLGGKIAHWMWQFVDVRLIDGLVNGIAGFTGWTGNRLRRVQTGYVRNYAFTILIGAIVLLIWFLVRGASAGLTR
- the nuoM-1 gene encoding NADH:ubiquinone oxidoreductase subunit M produces the protein METTTPGLLTLIIFLPLAGALVLLLVPRESKETIRWFTLAVTALVFVLSLRLYFGFDAASAGMQFREFALWMPQFGVHYHLGIDGISLWLVLLTTFLSVLAVAFSWVVEERVKEYMFFMLLLETGMLGVFCALDLVLFYVFWEAMLVPMYFLIGMWGGERRIYAAIKFFLFTFFGSILMLVAIVALYYLHRDMTGVATFDLLKIQQALATSPLDLNVQLWLFAAFALAFAIKVPMFPFHTWLPDAHVEAPTAGSVILAGVLLKMGTYGFLRFCLPLFPDASQVAAPLMLTLAVIGIIYGAIVAAVQPDVKKLVAYSSVSHLGFVMLGLFALNAQGLTGSILQQVNHGISTGALFLLVGMIYERRHTRLIAEFGGLKRVMPVYAAFFLLVMLSSVGLPSTNGFVGEFLTLLGGFAVNIPLTVIAASGVILAAVYLLWMFQRVFYGEPSEKNASLPDLNLREIAILVPIVVLIFWIGLYPSTFTDMMKASVDNLIRQVNGDAGAAWLAQMGKTIQTATMR
- the nuoN-1 gene encoding NADH-quinone oxidoreductase subunit N, whose product is MTGYPPLPSDIWFAAIAPELALVLTAMVVLLLGISLRYHSYAPLVVLSLVGIAVSAGLAVAFWAQPREAFASTVLSDQFAQVVRVILLGIAAIAVLMAEPYMQERRIFFPEYFALVLFSTAGGMVMAAAQNLMVLFIGLEILSLSMYVMAGLARTDTRSEEAALKYFLLGAFASGFLLYGIALIYGASGTTNLNELMPALFSPSPEKRLLLYGGLALLLVGLGFKAALVPFHMWTPDVYEGAPTAAAAFMASAAKTAAFAAFIRVAVAFQPASALWMVVLAVLAILTMSVGNLLALAQTNLKRMLAYSSIAHAGYLLVGVVAVSNFASARAGISAVLYYFIAYALMTMGAFAVASLMAHEGRESNLIEDLAGLGTRSPHAAAMMTVFMLSLAGIPATAGFLGKFFLFNAAVQQGAIGLLLAIVLAVNSVISAFYYLRLIVVMYFRPAELPALPRAGFGLQLAIALCMVGSLLFGLYPLGWEQAQQAAEGVVRVVQTVRR